The DNA sequence TCAATATCGCCACTAAAAGGAGAGCAAATATAGACAAGGGGCTTAAAGGCAGCTTTTGCTGCTGCCTTTTCCTCACGAGTGATATTGCTAAGTGCTTTATGAGGAGTTGGGTCATGATACCCTTCTGCGTTGTTCATATTGATTCCCATATCACACCTCCATCTCAATCTGCGGATAAATACCATCCACCTTTAATTGTTCGTAGATAAAAAGTCTTCCTTTTTGCGTCCACTTGGTATGCACTTTCGTATGCTTTATACCTTTGCTATCTTCGTAAATATGAGTGTTGGTTTTGGTATATCCATTGGGAGCATACTTTTGATAAAGAAGCCAAATGTCACCTTGCTTAAACTGAATCCCTTTTTCATGAAGGTATTCGTTCATACGCATGGCACTCCAGCCATAATCTTTGGCAATCACAGAAATGTTTACCGCATCCCTGCATTTAAGAACCACATCATAATAAGTAGCCTTGGGTTTCATCTCAGCAATCTGCTGCTGACCAATCGCAACGGCCGCCATCAACTCCTTGTTCTTTTCACGCTCTTCTTTTAATGCAGTAAATGCAGCAATGGCCAGGTCAGGATTTGCGATTAAATCATCCGTAGCATATAGTCCGTGTTTGCGAATAGCAGGAAGGACTTCATTGGTGACCCAGCGTTTAAACTTTTTAGCATTTGGCATCATGCTTGAGAGGATGAGGCTATAGAGACCGGATTCATTGATAGCAGTCATCGTTTGATTTCTTCCGATGGCGTCACGAATCGTTACGCCATCCTTGTCCTCTTCGTCAACATGGTCAATTAATGCTTTGCGAGTATTTGCATAACCGAGAATATCAGCTACATCCTTACCTACGAAATAAGGTTGCCCGCCAATCAATGTAGTGCGTACAGAGCCAAACTCTGCATTTTTGTAAACTTGTAATTCCATTCGAATTACCTCCTTGTATTTTTAATTGGAGGTCTTGACCTCCTACCTAGTAGCCTTGGGAGAAGGTCAAATCTGACGGTTGTCAATTTCTTTTCTTAATTTTTGTGTAGCTCGCTTTAATTTCTGAGTAATGTTGTTTTCGCTAACACCGATGGAACTCGCATACTCACGGATAGACATACCGTCAATGCGTACTGCAATGAACATATCTGCCCAATCCTGCTTTTTACCAAGAGTGGTGCGTATCCATTGGCAGACAGATTCGTACTCATCTTGGAAACTCCGTTCTATCTCATCTTTTCTAAAAACTCTATCATCGACTACTTCTTTCATTAGAGGTTCTGAAGTATCACACTCCTGACCATCTGCATTTGGTTTTGCTATTGAATATCCCTTGTACCTATCAAATTTGTGCCAGTTATTGTATTCGGGCTTATTAAATTTTTCATTGAAGGCATCTTGAATTAACCGTTCTTTGTCAGAGTTTGGAAGCTCATCACCTTCGAGCGATAAACTAATCCACAT is a window from the Clostridiaceae bacterium HFYG-1003 genome containing:
- a CDS encoding sigma-70 family RNA polymerase sigma factor, with translation MRLSVRYDNKFQIIELNEKETEEMWISLSLEGDELPNSDKERLIQDAFNEKFNKPEYNNWHKFDRYKGYSIAKPNADGQECDTSEPLMKEVVDDRVFRKDEIERSFQDEYESVCQWIRTTLGKKQDWADMFIAVRIDGMSIREYASSIGVSENNITQKLKRATQKLRKEIDNRQI
- a CDS encoding phage antirepressor: MELQVYKNAEFGSVRTTLIGGQPYFVGKDVADILGYANTRKALIDHVDEEDKDGVTIRDAIGRNQTMTAINESGLYSLILSSMMPNAKKFKRWVTNEVLPAIRKHGLYATDDLIANPDLAIAAFTALKEEREKNKELMAAVAIGQQQIAEMKPKATYYDVVLKCRDAVNISVIAKDYGWSAMRMNEYLHEKGIQFKQGDIWLLYQKYAPNGYTKTNTHIYEDSKGIKHTKVHTKWTQKGRLFIYEQLKVDGIYPQIEMEV